A portion of the Deinococcus peraridilitoris DSM 19664 genome contains these proteins:
- a CDS encoding DUF4388 domain-containing protein yields MQGDLADLPLLGVLELVHFSRKTGVLEVNSKVPFNFTFVQGEIVEGGILDWLGLDAINALPLSPEAGRFHFHSREIAGQPIKPFARLMGDWAHLVDEWSRVCGLIGSPSRVLRGNLSGYEEGRSVRAVARQGGEKLFTVAQRAADAVASGKLSLTDRYAWHVLRIRHPRSSGSELLVGSSLEHVLDGQHNLGELIAQGYSEQELREFLLHELREGLRFPGAGWVLRDLAWETENLTQTARAV; encoded by the coding sequence ATGCAAGGCGATCTGGCGGACCTTCCTCTTCTCGGCGTGCTCGAACTGGTGCACTTCAGTCGCAAGACCGGTGTATTGGAAGTCAACAGCAAGGTGCCCTTCAACTTCACCTTTGTGCAGGGCGAGATTGTCGAGGGCGGGATTCTCGACTGGCTGGGCCTGGACGCCATCAATGCGCTGCCCCTGTCGCCCGAAGCCGGCCGCTTTCACTTTCACAGCCGCGAAATTGCCGGTCAGCCCATCAAACCCTTCGCGCGTCTGATGGGCGACTGGGCCCACCTGGTCGACGAGTGGAGCCGGGTCTGTGGCCTGATCGGCAGTCCCAGCCGGGTGCTGCGCGGCAACCTGAGCGGCTACGAGGAAGGTCGCAGCGTGCGAGCGGTGGCGCGCCAGGGCGGCGAGAAACTGTTCACCGTTGCGCAGCGGGCGGCGGACGCGGTGGCCAGTGGGAAGCTCAGCCTGACTGACCGGTACGCCTGGCACGTGCTGCGCATTCGTCATCCACGTTCGTCAGGGTCGGAGTTGCTGGTGGGATCTTCGCTGGAACACGTGCTGGACGGACAGCACAATCTGGGAGAATTGATCGCGCAGGGATACTCCGAGCAGGAGTTGCGCGAGTTTCTGTTGCACGAACTCCGCGAGGGTTTGCGCTTTCCTGGCGCGGGCTGGGTCTTGCGCGACCTGGCGTGGGAAACCGAAAACCTGACTCAGACGGCGCGCGCCGTCTGA
- a CDS encoding family 10 glycosylhydrolase produces the protein MLRPLLIGLVATLLAVAGFGPGALDMLALDAPVQQARSESSTQTSPLSWPQPPAQGTPALPGTTDHPLPPATTGAPQVPALLPANARSGIQGAWLRPDRRPAAEVLTPLKEAGYTDIFVESFYHGMTIYPSKVAPQRPEFSGTDKLNEYREAAASLGLRLHAWIEVLYWAPPVRYRSDSGLLALHPEWETRDASGADSTWGKLGMGFVDPSIYGVRQTVYALSRELAQNYSRLGLHLDYLRYPAGGEYGYHPAAARAFSQLTGRLPSRLDPRWYAYRQDLLTQVANGMSKAYREAGGEGLVTAAVNPNYPFYKVETLQIWPRWTGVDVFVPMAYSQSTTYLHVLSRYVRARSPRPVWMGLLVGEGYPSLQTQVAALKREGYSNFVVFGLR, from the coding sequence GCCCGGGAGCCCTCGACATGCTCGCCCTGGACGCGCCGGTACAGCAGGCCCGTTCTGAAAGCAGCACCCAGACGTCACCACTTTCTTGGCCACAACCGCCCGCCCAGGGAACACCCGCCCTGCCGGGCACGACCGATCATCCCCTGCCGCCGGCCACCACCGGAGCGCCCCAAGTACCGGCGCTGCTGCCTGCCAACGCACGCTCGGGCATCCAGGGTGCCTGGCTGCGACCTGACCGGCGGCCTGCCGCCGAAGTCCTGACCCCCCTCAAAGAAGCCGGCTACACCGATATCTTCGTCGAGAGCTTCTACCACGGCATGACCATTTACCCCAGCAAGGTGGCGCCGCAGCGTCCCGAATTCAGCGGCACCGACAAACTCAACGAGTACCGCGAGGCCGCCGCGAGCCTGGGGCTGCGCCTGCATGCCTGGATCGAGGTGCTGTACTGGGCGCCGCCTGTGCGCTACCGCTCGGACTCAGGGCTGCTCGCCCTGCACCCCGAGTGGGAAACCCGCGACGCGTCCGGAGCCGACTCCACCTGGGGCAAACTCGGAATGGGGTTCGTCGATCCCAGCATCTATGGGGTCCGGCAGACCGTATACGCCCTGTCACGGGAACTGGCGCAAAATTACTCGCGGCTGGGCCTGCACCTCGACTATCTGCGCTATCCGGCCGGAGGCGAGTACGGCTACCATCCAGCCGCCGCACGCGCCTTCTCGCAACTGACCGGGCGCCTGCCGTCACGGCTGGATCCGCGCTGGTACGCCTACCGTCAGGACCTGCTGACCCAGGTGGCCAACGGCATGAGCAAGGCCTACCGCGAAGCAGGCGGCGAGGGACTGGTCACCGCCGCCGTGAATCCCAACTACCCCTTCTACAAAGTCGAAACACTGCAGATCTGGCCGCGCTGGACCGGGGTGGACGTCTTTGTTCCCATGGCCTACTCGCAGAGCACAACCTACCTGCACGTGCTCTCGCGCTACGTGCGGGCGCGCTCACCCCGACCCGTCTGGATGGGGCTGCTGGTCGGTGAAGGCTATCCCAGCCTGCAAACCCAGGTGGCCGCCCTGAAGCGCGAAGGTTACAGCAACTTCGTGGTGTTCGGGCTGCGCTGA